The following coding sequences are from one Nicotiana tomentosiformis chromosome 3, ASM39032v3, whole genome shotgun sequence window:
- the LOC104090269 gene encoding uncharacterized protein, with the protein MFSFQKWRCSWSLVASVASIVTLVSVVHLFMYPVAPSLDYFRPVQNSCVPINRSNEGEKISLKDIKSIEGRKNNATDSISTEGNERNPDSRSPIPMVDLNVNFSSDLHNSVVYRGAPWKAEVGRWLAGCDSNTSAVKVVEQISGKSCRNDCSRQGICNRELGQCRCFHGFTGEDCAERQELSCNYPGPKEEPFGHWVVSICPAYCDTTRAMCFCGEGTKYPNRPLAETCGFTINSPSEPGGSPMTDWTKADLDVFTTNGSKRGWCNVDPAEAYASKVLFKEECDCKYDGLWGRFCEVSVLSTCINQCSGQGLCRGGFCQCNSGWFGADCSVPSVLSSIREWPHWLRPAQVNVPEKVNSVGNLVNLVAMAEKRRPLIYVYDLPPDFNSLLLEGRHFKLECVNRIYDHRNATIWTDQLYGAQMALYESMLASPHRTLNGEEADFFFVPVLDSCIITRADDAPHLSMQEHKGLRSSLTLEFYKKAYDHIISQYPYWNRSSGKDHIWFFSWDEGACYAPKEIWNSMMLVHWGNTNSKHNHSTTAYWSDIWDSISSDRRGNHHCFDPHKDLVLPAWKRPDEGSFEAKLWSRPREKRKTFFYFNGNLGPAYINGRPEATYSMGIRQKVAEEFGSTLNKDGKLGKQHAEDVIVTPLRAGNYHEELASSVFCGVMPGDGWSGRMEDSILQGCIPVVIQDGIYLPYENFLNYESFAVRIREDEIPNLLNILRSFNETEIELKLANVKKIWQRFLYRDSVVLEAERQKALRGSVEDWGLKFSQLEEDDVFATFIQVLHYKLHNDPWRRQFLLQKKEFGLPKECLIRTER; encoded by the exons ATGTTCTCTTTCCAGAAATGGAGGTGTTCATGGTCCCTTGTGGCATCAGTTGCTTCAATTGTGACATTGGTTTCAGTTGTTCATTTATTCATGTACCCGGTTGCGCCTTCCTTGGACTACTTTAGGCCGGTTCAGAACTCTTGTGTACCTATAAATAGATCCAATGAAGGAGAAAAGATTAGTCTCAAAGATATTAAGTCAATTGAAGGTAGAAAGAATAATGCAACAGACAGTATATCAACCGAAGGAAATGAACGCAATCCTGATTCGAGAAGCCCCATCCCAATGGTTGATCTGAATGTCAATTTTTCTTCTGATTTACACAATTCTGTGGTATATCGAGGTGCTCCGTGGAAGGCTGAGGTTGGCAGGTGGTTAGCTGGTTGCGATTCAAATACTTCTGCAGTTAAAGTAGTTGAG CAAATCAGTGGCAAGAGCTGCAGGAATGATTGCAGTCGTCAGGGCATCTGCAATCGCGAATTGGGACAATGCCGCTGCTTTCATGGTTTCACTG GTGAAGATTGTGCAGAGAGGCAGGAGTTGAGCTGCAACTACCCTGGACCAAAGGAGGAACCTTTTGGGCATTGGGTTGTCTCAATCTGTCCTGCTTATTGCGACACAACAAGAGCAATGTGCTTTTGTGGGGAAGGCACAAAATACCCAAATCGTCCGCTTGCCGAGACATGTGGCTTTACAATCAA TTCTCCATCTGAACCTGGTGGTTCTCCTATGACTGACTGGACAAAAGCTGATCTCGATGTCTTCACTACCAATGGTAGCAAACGAGGATGGTGTAATGTGGATCCTGCTGAAGCATATGCTTCCAAAGTGCTTTTCAAAGAGGAGTGTGATTGCAAGTATGATGGTCTGTGGGGTCGATTCTGTGAGGTGTCTGTTCTAAGCACTTGTATAAATCAATGCTCAGGCCAGGGGTTGTGTCGAGGTGGATTTTGTCAG TGTAACAGCGGTTGGTTCGGAGCAGATTGCAGTGTACCCTCTGTCTTGTCATCCATTAGAGAGTGGCCTCACTGGCTACGACCAGCTCAGGTCAACGTTCCTGAGAAGGTGAACAGCGTTGGAAATCTTGTCAATCTAGTTGCTATGGCGGAGAAGAGAAGGCCCCTCATATATGTTTATGACTTGCCTCCAGACTTCAACAGTCTTCTTCTAGAG GGACGGCACTTTAAACTGGAATGTGTGAACAGAATATATGATCACAGAAATGCTACAATATGGACTGACCAGCTGTATGGCGCGCAG ATGGCACTCTATGAGAGCATGTTAGCTAGCCCTCATCGGACATTGAATGGAGAGGAAGCAGATTTTTTCTTTGTTCCAGTTCTTGATTCATGTATTATAACTCGTGCTGATGATGCTCCACATTTGAGCATGCAG GAACACAAGGGGTTAAGAAGTTCTCTGACGCTGGAATTCTATAAAAAGGCTTATGATCATATTATTTCACAGTATCCCTATTGGAACCGTTCATCTGGAAAGGATCACATCTGG TTCTTCTCATGGGATGAAGGGGCTTGCTATGCTCCGAAAGAGATATGGAACAGCATGATGTTGGTCCATTGGGGTAATACAAACTCAAAGCATAACCATTCAACAACAGCATATTGGTCTGATATCTGGGATTCAATTTCCTCGGATAGAAGAGGAAACCACCACTGCTTTGACCCTCATAAAGATCTCGTACTTCCAGCTTGGAAACGACCTGATGAAGGTTCCTTCGAGGCTAAACTATGGTCCAG ACCTCGTGAGAAGCGGAAGACATTCTTCTATTTTAATGGAAATCTTGGTCCAGCTTATATAAATGGAAGACCAGAAGCTAC GTATAGTATGGGCATAAGGCAAAAAGTGGCCGAAGAATTTGGATCAACCCTTAACAAGGACGGTAAGCTTGGCAAGCAGCATGCAGAAGATGTGATAGTTACACCACTACGTGCTGGGAACTACCACGAGGAATTGGCAAGTTCTGTCTTTTGCGGGGTTATGCCTGGGGATGGTTGGAGTGGAAGAATGGAAGATAGTATTTTGCAAGGGTGCATTCCTGTGGTAATTCAG GACGGTATATACTTGCCATACGAGAATTTTCTCAACTACGAAAGTTTTGCCGTTAGGATACGTGAAGATGAAATACCCAATCTATTAAACATTCTTCGG AGTTTTAACGAGACAGAAATAGAACTTAAATTGGCGAATGTGAAGAAAATTTGGCAAAGATTCTTGTATCGAGATTCAGTTGTGCTTGAAGCTGAGAGACAAAAGGCTTTACGTGGGAGTGTTGAGGATTGGGGTCTAAAATTTTCGCAGCTAGAGGAAGATGATGTCTTTGCCACATTCATACAG GTGTTGCACTACAAGTTGCATAATGATCCTTGGAGACGACAATTTCTGCTGCAGAAAAAGGAATTCGGATTACCTAAAGAATGCTTGATTCGAACAGAGAGATAA